From the Candidatus Sysuiplasma jiujiangense genome, one window contains:
- the kdpA gene encoding potassium-transporting ATPase subunit A — MIPLISFVQIGFLLFVIVFLSAILGNYMGRLFLGKRMAADRLMLPIENFIYRLLGVNPKSEMDWKEYLKAILFTNISFGILSFIILYFQPLLPLNPNHAGGLPVLLNFTTVSSFLTNTNLQHYTGELQLSYFSQMGVITFLMFTSAATGIVSAVAFIRSIINQNSKVGNFYKDFVTTITRILIPISAVEAIVFIYLGMPQTFQAAIIAHTVDMGNQYIFRGPVASLESIKFLGTNGGGFYGADSSYPFENPGPVSNYLELITEAIIPFGLIFSFGHMIRNPKQARVLVAVTMSILIIAIGLSLYAEYLPNHLLSTLPISQTSGNWAGKDTRFSITESTFSLILNTYTMTGGPNVNINQMNPLSIGVALFGMDLQGTPGGVGTGLITLLIYMMLAVFISGLMVGRTPEFIGKKISTGVMRYAVIFVLLHPVLILIPTAIAILSGFSRFIFLPPNEAFTALLYEFTSAAANNGSAMGGVVVAQNSAFFYIAEAVVMIIGRYVPIAIALSIGGVLSSTKTASQTKTIMMTDDPVFGIFLFGFIIVLSALLFLPVLVLGPLAGFLGG, encoded by the coding sequence TTGATACCATTAATCTCCTTCGTTCAGATCGGTTTTCTCCTTTTTGTCATTGTGTTTCTTTCGGCGATTCTTGGAAACTACATGGGAAGACTCTTCCTCGGCAAGCGCATGGCAGCGGATCGCCTGATGCTGCCGATTGAAAATTTCATTTACAGGCTCCTTGGAGTGAATCCGAAGTCTGAAATGGACTGGAAGGAATATCTTAAGGCCATATTATTTACAAATATTTCCTTTGGAATTCTATCATTCATCATTCTTTATTTTCAGCCGCTGCTGCCCCTGAATCCGAATCATGCAGGTGGCCTGCCGGTACTCCTCAACTTCACGACTGTCTCATCCTTCCTGACGAACACCAACCTGCAGCACTACACGGGGGAGCTGCAGCTGAGTTACTTTTCCCAGATGGGCGTTATCACCTTCCTGATGTTCACTTCCGCAGCAACAGGCATTGTTTCTGCAGTTGCCTTCATCAGGAGCATTATAAATCAGAACTCAAAGGTCGGAAACTTTTATAAGGACTTTGTCACAACCATAACACGCATCCTGATACCCATAAGTGCTGTGGAGGCAATAGTTTTCATATACCTCGGAATGCCCCAGACATTCCAGGCCGCCATAATAGCGCATACTGTAGATATGGGAAACCAGTACATTTTCAGGGGACCTGTTGCAAGCCTGGAATCTATTAAATTCCTGGGAACAAACGGCGGTGGCTTCTACGGTGCAGATTCGTCATATCCTTTCGAAAATCCAGGACCCGTGTCTAATTATCTTGAACTCATAACTGAAGCAATCATACCGTTCGGCCTGATATTCTCATTCGGCCACATGATACGGAATCCGAAACAGGCAAGAGTGCTGGTTGCCGTAACGATGTCAATCCTCATTATTGCAATCGGCCTTTCGCTCTATGCGGAATACCTTCCGAATCACCTTCTCAGCACACTTCCGATAAGCCAGACTTCAGGCAACTGGGCAGGCAAGGACACGCGCTTTTCAATTACAGAATCGACCTTCAGCCTGATTCTCAACACATACACTATGACAGGTGGCCCCAATGTCAATATAAACCAGATGAATCCGCTTTCCATCGGCGTAGCACTTTTCGGCATGGATCTTCAGGGAACTCCTGGCGGAGTAGGCACCGGACTCATCACGCTGCTGATTTACATGATGCTTGCCGTGTTTATCTCCGGCCTCATGGTGGGAAGAACGCCTGAGTTCATAGGCAAAAAAATTTCAACAGGCGTAATGAGGTATGCTGTCATTTTTGTGTTGTTGCATCCGGTACTTATTCTCATTCCAACAGCAATAGCGATACTTTCCGGTTTTTCCAGATTCATTTTTTTGCCGCCAAATGAAGCGTTCACCGCCCTCCTCTATGAATTCACCTCAGCCGCTGCAAACAACGGATCGGCCATGGGAGGAGTTGTTGTTGCCCAGAATTCGGCCTTTTTCTATATTGCGGAAGCGGTTGTGATGATAATAGGCAGATATGTGCCTATCGCAATAGCGCTTTCAATAGGCGGGGTTCTCTCATCGACCAAGACAGCGTCCCAGACGAAAACGATCATGATGACCGATGATCCTGTTTTCGGGATTTTTCTGTTCGGCTTCATAATAGTGCTTAGCGCCCTACTCTTCCTGCCTGTGCTGGTTCTCGGTCCGCTAGCAGGATTCCTGGGGGGATAA
- the kdpB gene encoding potassium-transporting ATPase subunit KdpB has translation MRKLRRSFLSNALTGSLRGFDPRIAFKNPVMFVVYISTIFVAMITFLPGLFSGMIGKGYGFSYYLAILLILIATLWFANFSESFADAQGKANAESLKSLRTEIKTRRIDSAGKPELVNNNELRKGDIVLLNEGDTVPIDGQIIEGALVVNESMMTGESEAQVKETGGDKDSVLGGTTVISGQAKVKVSNDPGHTFLDQMIALVEGANRQKTQNEIALSQLLVALSLVLVIVIATIIPVAQFFKFTVDMGALVALLVCLLPTTIGALLPAIRIAGVNRVIRYNVIAKSGKAVETSGDVDVLLLDKTGTITIGNRVATRIVPAPGKDEASILNLAYLSSAIDNTPEGVSTMKLAYARGARVDKDIISRIRPVRFTAETRMSGADIDQDRIRKGSADAMEKSGVIIPETIRKEIHAAALEGSTPLVLALNNEVQGLIVLQDLIKPGIDSRIQELKNMGIRTIMVTGDNFLTAQTIAKKAGVDEFRAEAKPQDKMEIIVREQSRGHLIAMTGDGSNDAPALAQADVGLAMNSGTAVAKDAANMVDLDSDPTKLIEIVALGKQLLITRGALTTFSVTNDVAKYFAIIPAMFVAFLPSLAAVNILGIQSPQIAILSTLLFNAIVIPLLIPIAMRGVRFEATGPVALLRRNIVLYGGGGLISAFIGIKLISILMGLIIHV, from the coding sequence ATGAGAAAGCTACGGAGGAGCTTCCTGTCCAATGCTCTGACTGGATCACTGAGAGGTTTTGATCCGAGAATTGCTTTCAAAAATCCGGTAATGTTTGTTGTCTACATCAGCACGATATTTGTGGCGATGATAACTTTCCTTCCCGGCCTGTTCAGCGGTATGATTGGGAAAGGGTATGGATTTTCATACTACCTTGCTATCCTGCTTATTTTGATCGCGACCCTGTGGTTTGCGAATTTTTCGGAGTCTTTTGCTGATGCACAGGGAAAGGCAAATGCAGAGTCACTCAAGAGCCTAAGAACCGAAATCAAGACAAGAAGGATAGACAGTGCAGGAAAGCCGGAACTCGTGAACAACAATGAACTCAGGAAAGGAGATATTGTTCTGCTGAACGAGGGGGACACGGTTCCAATAGACGGCCAGATCATTGAGGGGGCACTCGTTGTCAACGAGTCAATGATGACGGGTGAATCCGAAGCTCAGGTGAAGGAAACCGGAGGCGACAAAGATTCTGTTCTTGGCGGCACAACAGTTATATCCGGCCAGGCAAAGGTCAAGGTGAGCAACGATCCCGGCCATACATTCCTGGATCAGATGATTGCTCTTGTGGAAGGTGCAAACAGACAGAAGACACAGAATGAGATTGCACTGTCGCAGCTGCTTGTGGCCCTGAGTCTTGTTCTTGTAATTGTAATAGCAACGATAATACCGGTGGCGCAGTTCTTCAAATTCACAGTCGACATGGGTGCGCTCGTCGCACTACTTGTATGTCTCCTTCCGACAACGATAGGTGCGCTGCTGCCTGCAATAAGAATTGCCGGAGTCAACAGGGTTATTCGATACAATGTCATTGCGAAGTCGGGAAAGGCTGTTGAAACATCCGGCGATGTTGACGTTCTGCTGCTTGACAAGACCGGAACAATAACTATAGGAAACAGGGTCGCGACCAGAATAGTGCCCGCTCCAGGCAAGGACGAGGCCAGCATACTGAATCTTGCATATCTGTCATCTGCAATTGACAATACGCCCGAAGGCGTTTCGACAATGAAACTGGCTTATGCCCGGGGAGCGAGAGTCGACAAGGATATAATATCGAGGATAAGACCGGTGAGATTCACTGCAGAAACAAGAATGAGTGGAGCCGATATCGATCAGGACAGAATAAGAAAAGGCTCTGCCGACGCAATGGAAAAGAGCGGCGTGATAATTCCTGAGACGATCAGGAAAGAAATCCATGCCGCTGCTCTTGAAGGTTCGACTCCGCTTGTTCTCGCGCTTAATAACGAGGTTCAGGGGCTGATTGTCCTTCAGGATTTGATTAAGCCCGGTATCGATTCCAGAATTCAGGAGCTGAAGAACATGGGGATAAGGACAATCATGGTCACGGGAGATAATTTCCTCACCGCACAGACAATCGCGAAGAAGGCGGGTGTAGACGAATTCAGAGCGGAAGCAAAACCGCAGGACAAAATGGAGATCATTGTCAGGGAGCAGTCCAGGGGTCACCTGATAGCCATGACAGGCGATGGCTCAAACGATGCGCCAGCGCTGGCACAGGCCGACGTTGGCCTGGCAATGAACTCAGGAACCGCTGTAGCAAAGGATGCCGCAAACATGGTCGACCTTGACTCCGATCCGACCAAACTCATCGAGATCGTTGCGCTTGGCAAGCAGCTTCTGATTACACGGGGGGCGCTGACCACATTCAGCGTTACCAACGATGTAGCGAAATACTTTGCCATAATACCAGCAATGTTTGTTGCCTTCCTTCCATCGCTTGCTGCAGTGAATATACTTGGAATACAATCCCCTCAGATAGCAATACTTTCCACACTGTTGTTCAACGCTATTGTGATCCCGCTGTTGATACCGATAGCAATGAGAGGGGTACGATTCGAGGCGACAGGGCCAGTCGCGCTGTTAAGGAGAAACATAGTACTTTATGGCGGCGGTGGCCTGATCTCCGCATTTATAGGAATTAAACTCATATCCATACTGATGGGGTTGATAATTCATGTCTGA
- a CDS encoding thioredoxin domain-containing protein: MADTGNSANRLVNERSTYLRDAAMQPVDWFPWCHEAFEKAHREGKPVLLDIGASWCHWCHVMDEGTYEDKHIAQLINEKFVAVKVDRDERPDIDGRYQKAVNAMTGQGGWPLTVFLDDEGRPFYGGTYFPPKQSGQLPGLDEVLEKVHDYYSSNRDDASEVGKRVLSALKTERKDKSEAVRTSLLSAACLQMIAESDMKYGGFGYSPKFPHTAAIEFLMAAFRRGNNNALPVIIATLNKMQEGGIFDQLGGGFHRYSTDEKWVVPHFEKMSYDNAFLLKNYVHGYQIFRDEEYRKTADLIINFVMTKLKSEAGFYSTQDADAIPGDDGDYWTWSPSELSSVLSGKEREVASFVYHIRGEAEMHGRSDRHVLYRAMTVPQAAERLSLTRTEAEQMLNTARDKMLLARQKRPSPRVDRTVFSNWTGMVISSVYEYARAFNLDNDADFCRKAIEYSIAHSFDEETGFLHVVDSSRKVTGMLEDQVQMGLSLIDAFCYHGNEIFLRTAVSVAKILSSRYALSSGLLSDTDRYLATPDFNELSSIENIQLYDSPNPSPNASAAIFFQRLEAVTGEHSYLDSSQRILNAASHFCSESGSFAGSYFQALDSHMNGMASLVIVGSEGERNFEELKAASSQIYLPAKETIFVDLSGGCRKLYSETIKGMIERAEKGKKAFAFLCRGTTCSSPSGSADELIKTVGV; this comes from the coding sequence ATGGCGGATACTGGTAATTCTGCAAACAGGCTTGTTAATGAGAGAAGTACATATCTCAGAGATGCGGCCATGCAGCCAGTTGACTGGTTTCCATGGTGTCATGAAGCATTTGAAAAGGCACACAGGGAAGGGAAACCAGTTCTGCTCGACATCGGCGCTTCATGGTGTCACTGGTGCCATGTTATGGATGAAGGAACTTATGAAGACAAACATATTGCGCAACTGATTAATGAAAAGTTTGTTGCTGTAAAGGTCGACAGGGATGAAAGACCAGACATTGACGGGCGTTACCAGAAGGCTGTAAATGCGATGACGGGCCAGGGAGGATGGCCCCTTACAGTCTTCCTTGATGATGAAGGAAGACCGTTTTACGGCGGAACATATTTCCCTCCCAAACAGTCAGGGCAGCTTCCCGGCCTGGACGAAGTGCTTGAAAAAGTCCATGACTATTACTCCTCAAACAGAGACGATGCATCGGAGGTCGGAAAGAGGGTTTTGTCAGCCCTCAAAACAGAGAGAAAGGACAAATCTGAGGCAGTCAGGACATCCCTGCTTTCGGCAGCCTGCCTGCAGATGATTGCCGAATCGGATATGAAATACGGTGGATTCGGTTACTCGCCCAAATTCCCGCATACAGCCGCAATTGAATTCCTCATGGCTGCATTTCGCAGGGGTAATAATAATGCTCTTCCAGTAATAATAGCCACTCTGAACAAAATGCAGGAAGGAGGAATCTTCGATCAGTTGGGCGGAGGGTTTCACAGGTATTCCACGGACGAGAAATGGGTAGTCCCCCATTTTGAGAAGATGTCCTACGACAATGCATTTCTTCTGAAAAACTATGTTCACGGTTACCAGATTTTCAGGGACGAGGAATACAGAAAAACTGCGGACCTCATCATTAACTTCGTCATGACTAAACTGAAGTCAGAAGCCGGATTCTATTCGACCCAGGACGCCGATGCGATTCCGGGGGATGACGGCGATTACTGGACGTGGTCTCCCTCAGAACTATCTTCTGTGCTTAGCGGAAAGGAAAGGGAGGTAGCATCCTTCGTCTATCATATTCGGGGAGAGGCGGAAATGCATGGCAGGAGTGACAGGCATGTACTCTACAGGGCGATGACTGTGCCTCAGGCAGCCGAACGTCTCTCCCTGACAAGGACTGAGGCGGAACAAATGCTGAATACTGCAAGAGACAAAATGCTTCTCGCAAGACAAAAAAGACCTTCCCCGCGCGTAGACAGAACCGTCTTTTCCAACTGGACCGGCATGGTCATTTCTTCGGTCTATGAGTATGCACGTGCATTCAATCTTGACAATGACGCAGATTTCTGCAGGAAGGCAATAGAATATTCTATTGCGCATTCATTCGATGAGGAAACCGGATTCCTGCATGTAGTAGATTCTTCAAGGAAAGTTACAGGTATGCTTGAGGATCAGGTGCAGATGGGTCTGTCCCTGATAGATGCCTTTTGCTATCATGGAAATGAAATTTTTCTGAGGACTGCGGTTTCAGTTGCAAAGATACTGTCCAGCAGGTACGCGCTGTCCTCCGGGCTTCTTTCAGATACAGACAGATATCTTGCAACGCCTGATTTCAACGAACTATCCTCGATTGAGAACATACAGCTGTACGATTCACCTAATCCTTCCCCGAATGCCTCTGCTGCAATATTTTTTCAAAGGCTCGAAGCCGTCACGGGTGAACATTCGTATCTCGACAGTTCGCAACGTATTTTGAACGCTGCGTCACATTTTTGCTCTGAGAGCGGCTCTTTTGCAGGTTCATATTTTCAGGCTCTGGACAGCCATATGAATGGTATGGCATCACTGGTTATAGTCGGATCAGAGGGAGAGCGGAATTTCGAAGAACTGAAAGCCGCCTCCTCGCAAATCTATCTTCCTGCAAAGGAGACAATATTTGTCGACCTTTCCGGTGGCTGCAGGAAACTCTATTCCGAAACAATAAAAGGCATGATTGAAAGGGCCGAAAAAGGGAAAAAGGCATTTGCATTCCTGTGCAGGGGAACAACATGTTCTTCTCCTTCAGGTTCTGCGGACGAACTGATTAAAACAGTGGGAGTCTGA
- a CDS encoding acyl-CoA thioesterase, whose product MKRGNNVISEKRVADSVSHISRVMMPTDANIAGNVFGGTILKLVDEVSGLVALRHCNSNVVTASIEHMDFLYPVHIGDLLSLDAKMTYVGNSSMEVLVNVTAENLMTGEKQHAGDSIVTLVALDRDGHTKSAPKLILTTDEERRLFSEGEKRRALRLVRANERKKQSQSS is encoded by the coding sequence ATGAAGCGAGGTAATAACGTGATATCTGAAAAGAGAGTGGCAGACAGCGTGTCCCACATATCGAGGGTCATGATGCCGACCGATGCTAATATAGCAGGAAATGTCTTTGGAGGAACGATACTAAAGCTCGTGGATGAAGTTTCGGGTCTTGTTGCCCTGAGGCATTGCAATTCAAATGTCGTCACGGCCTCTATCGAACACATGGATTTTCTTTATCCAGTCCATATCGGAGACCTGCTGTCACTGGACGCGAAAATGACTTATGTCGGTAACAGCTCTATGGAAGTACTGGTAAACGTGACCGCAGAAAATCTGATGACCGGCGAGAAGCAGCATGCGGGCGATTCAATAGTCACACTTGTAGCCCTTGACAGGGACGGTCATACCAAGTCTGCTCCGAAACTGATACTTACCACTGATGAGGAAAGAAGGTTGTTTTCAGAAGGTGAAAAGAGAAGGGCCCTCAGACTGGTAAGGGCGAACGAAAGGAAAAAACAGTCCCAGTCATCATGA
- a CDS encoding potassium-transporting ATPase subunit C translates to MSDAHFRHLRPVLVLTLLSFILCGFAYPAFVAGAGEALGLGWQENGSLISVNGTVVGSELIGQNFSSPMYFWPRVSSVNYNSLNGSGGQAIGIATLEFYNQTLNYTTYLIQTGHLKPGQKVPANGVEPSASGFDPDITVSFALFQIPRVHFNTNLSVSLLDSLVTRYTVHPFLGFIGSTYVNVVLLDLALHSILLKDGLIR, encoded by the coding sequence ATGTCTGATGCTCATTTCAGGCATCTGAGGCCGGTTCTAGTGCTGACGCTGCTTTCCTTCATCCTGTGCGGTTTCGCATATCCGGCTTTTGTTGCAGGTGCGGGAGAAGCTCTCGGCCTGGGCTGGCAGGAGAATGGAAGCCTCATCAGTGTTAACGGGACAGTGGTGGGTTCGGAACTGATAGGCCAAAATTTCAGCTCGCCGATGTACTTCTGGCCCAGAGTATCTTCGGTAAATTACAATTCGCTTAACGGTTCAGGCGGACAGGCAATTGGGATCGCGACACTGGAATTTTACAATCAGACGCTCAATTATACCACATATCTTATCCAGACAGGCCATCTCAAACCAGGACAGAAGGTCCCGGCAAACGGTGTTGAGCCAAGCGCTTCTGGTTTCGATCCGGACATAACTGTCAGCTTTGCACTGTTCCAGATTCCGAGGGTACATTTCAACACAAATCTGAGCGTTTCTCTACTTGATTCGCTTGTGACCAGATACACAGTTCATCCGTTCCTCGGATTCATAGGAAGCACCTATGTGAACGTCGTCCTTTTAGATCTTGCACTTCATTCCATACTGCTGAAGGACGGATTGATTCGATAA
- a CDS encoding potassium-transporting ATPase subunit F translates to MTAGYVVLIAFIVLTVTYLTYALLYPERF, encoded by the coding sequence TTGACAGCAGGTTATGTCGTCCTTATTGCATTCATTGTGCTCACTGTCACATACCTTACCTATGCACTTCTCTATCCAGAGAGATTCTGA